The Populus alba chromosome 13, ASM523922v2, whole genome shotgun sequence genome contains the following window.
aattaaaatataacaaaaaaaaaaaggttgagtCTTTTCAAAACCCACAAGTTTAATTTAATCAGAAATGGCACATAACAAAGTATTAGCATTACCTTGTTTGATAGAACAGCTGGCGAAGGACGAGACAAAAAAACCTTTCTCTTAAAATTGGAAAGGTTATTAAAGCCAACAATCTGATTCGCTGCTGCAAAATTTCCTCCCACACGGTGAAACCGTCCTTTCCACATGTGGTGGAGATTCAATGACTTGTAGTAGTAAGCCATAACTTCATATCACTTCTCCTCACCAACTGTGGCTTTAGCTTTTTACACAGAATTCAGCTGAAAATAAGAATGGAAGTAGGATTTTTGTAGAGAATGCGTTTGGGttttgaaggagaagaaggcaAGAGAGGGTTTAAGAGTTTTTACTGGGTTTAGAGCTGTGCTGCTGCTGACACTGGTTTTCATAGGGAAGCTTTTTCAGGGGATATTTGTGAAgttgatatagtttttttttttttaaataaaattttaattttttattttttatttaaaaaaaaaaattaaacacaaaacaaattcatcCTCTGTGAATTTATGTGGTCCTctggttttataattttatattttggctctatattatatttttcatgtttcatttttttgaaTGCTAAGAAAAAATACAGAAAGTCGGAATATAAGCCTAGGCAAGCTTGGGCTTTTTTTAAGCCCGGTGCACAACCTTCTCCTCCAAGTTCAAGCACCTcgttgcactttttttttttttttttaatttagaataaaattttaaattatagttattGTGTAAtagttttcaaataagattatagttttttatggtgattttaataattattttataaatcattatatatgaacataatatgaaaattttctttagaaaagttctcatgaatattcaatgataataaatctttattttaaaaaactttattgtaaatttttgcataactttttaagattaactattcttttatttttttcatacaataGAGTAAAAattctacattttttttattgaaacttgaatttcaaatcataataagtctttacttcaaaaataatgtttgtgatacaaaaatacatgaataaaaaagtaGAGTTTCAATCAAATAGATGcatattttccttttagttttttatggacaattattttaatttctcttagttttttttttaaaaaaaacaagctgctagtaaaaaaaaccatgagtataaaaaataaaatttccccAACGAATGTGGTTTAAATTGTTGCCTTGgttacaaaattttattttaattattatataattaaaaaatatatatctttcaaAAGTTGTCTTGTGACATCCCACactttttaataagtttttttatgataatattaacaaaattatatatggaggatttgttcaataaaaaaatctcttgaaTAATAAATGAGGAAAAaatgcctttttattttattttattgtaaattttctATGtggttttatcaaattaaatatatttttttattttcatatagtttttgtgaaaattatcgaattgtaattttattttttataacttgctttttaaatcattgatgaatttttattaaaaaactttgattttaaaaaagataggtctttgtcaaaaaaaaaaaaaccatgaatgcatgaataagaaaagataactttaactttaaaaaatccatttcttacccaataatttaaatcattggAATGCTTATTTTAATTggcatcaaatttgataaaaaaaaaatcacatgagaaaactaattataaaccaaaatgaaaatgataatctttatttaatattttcagatatCACAGgtttaatgataatatatattaatagtaAAGAAGACTTTTCAGTAATTTATCATATCCTATATGtcattaactaaatataaaataaatatatttacgaTATCCTGTATACTAAAATATAATCgtgtctttttctcttttttaattgttttttttttttcaataagtaAACACTATTTTAGTGCGTGTCACCACCCAAGAATGTTAATGGGTATCCATAAGCCAGGtttcttgatatttatattcaactcattatcaagtaaaaaaactgaatatCCATAAATTATGTATCGGGTCTCACCTTTCCATATGAATATTCATCAtttgactattttttattattcaataaaaattaaaataatatatatatatatatatattaaattatatatgcgtgtgtttatattaatattaaaatatgtatatattatattttattaaaaaaacataagtattccataaatatatatatatatatatatatatatatatatatattttaaattagattactATAACCCATAAGCTAAGGTAGTTATTCAAAAAATACCATCTGTTATCttaaaataatagtaatgacAATAACAAGGAACAAAATTCGGGTAAAAAGCGTGGGCTTCTAGCCCATATGTCTTATAGTTTAGGCCCAatagaaaaacccaaaatacAAACCCAACAAAACTTTAAACCCCAGCAGCGTGAACTATAGCTAGTTCAACACCCTCTCAGGGTTTTTGCGTTTTCTTTCCTCCCCGCTGTCAAACGAAGCAACCGTAATTTCCTTTGCGttactcttttttctttgtgaaatTTTAGTGTAAGCTGATAAATTCTTGTTTTGGTGTATGTTGCAGGTGTTAAATTTGTTGGGTTCATAAAGCCATGGCAAAGAAAGGAAGGAGTCAAAAGAAAGACGGTAGCAGCAGAAGCAGTAAGAGAAAAACCCGTGGTGAATATGTTGACCCACAAGACATGGATGATGATATTGATTCCTGTATGTTACTTCTTGTTTATCATCTTTAAGTTACGTTTTTTGGGTTATGGGATTTGTGggggtgtttttctttttccgaGTTACTGGTTTTAATGTAGCTGTTGATtcctttattgaatttaatttgtgttggaggaaaaaaggtttgaataattatttgttttgatggGTGAATAGGGTTTAGTTGAGGAAAGAAATCATGGGTTTTGATTTGttctgtttttgttgttgttttgaatgTTTGCAGTTCACAAGCAGAGGGATATTATTCCGCTTGATGTAGATGGTGATGTTGGGGAATTAAGTGACGACGAGGAAGAACCTATTTTTGATGATGAGGTTTTTGGCtgcttttaataattaaattatcagtTTTCCTGTAATTGTTATATGTGCTTGCTATAATGGTATAGTCAGTGTAATGTGTAGAAAGTATTTTAGTTGCTGGATTGTTGGAGGAGATTGAAAATGTGAAAGGTTTTACCTTAATTTCATTGGGGAATGAAGACTGGTTATGACTTTCTATAGCTTTGTCCTTGGGAGTTTATTCGAAAGAGAAAAATTGGAATTGTGCTTTTAACTTTGTTTCCTCATCCTATGTGTTAAAAGAGTATTAAACTGTTATCCACCTTTTGTGCTTTCtgatttcatttttctcttgtCACTTTTTTGTTGATACTGCTAACAGGCTATTAACAAtgatgaggatgaggatgatgatgacgagGATGAGGACGACGAGGAGGATGAAGATACTGGATTGGCTGCAAAAAGTAAGAATCTTGACttcatttacatttttttttcccgtgaGCGCTGAAAAAGTTTCTGATGTCAAGTAAAAGTGACCCTTTGCGTGATTAATTAATCTCTCtgaaaaaatgatatttcatttttttgaacTGAGGTGTATGCATTCTTTATAACTctcttattctcttcttacaaatGGATTGTATATATTAAGCGAGGGTGAAACTTAAACTTTAAGTTGCAACATTAGCATGGGATATAtttctccaatatatatattgattactTCATTAAATCAGTcaaattttacttttgtttaGTAATAGCATTTGTCGCAATGATAACAGttttataattgattaaatcatttatttaacTAGTAAATTTAGAAGACCACTCTGGATGCTGCTTTTACAGTTCTTGGAAGTGGCTGGATAGTGAACTAGTTTTATGATATTGAATTTGTCACTTATTGCATGTTATCTGCAGTTATAAAGCAGCAAAAGTTCTTAAGAGCAAAGTTTGGagattttgatgatgaattgcaagatgaagaagaagatgaggaaGCAGCACAAAATATTGTATGGAGTGGGAACAGGAGCCATGATTATCATGGTGGTGATAATCGTGATATCGAGGTGAGAATTTAAATATCAAGAGCCATGATTCTCATTCCCATCCGCCTTCTAATTGCTTTACATCTCGCCATTTTCCCAGTTAAGCTAACTAATATCAGGTGgaattatatatttacatgtttgtgtgtgttatattttttttcctttcttgctTTGATGCTCTCTTTGGAATATCCTgaacattttgatttttgatgttTAACAGTTAGATTCAAGTGATGAGGCCCTAAAGGAAGAGGAGGATGAGGTATTGAAATTACAGAGAGAAAGAGCAAAAAATTTATCAGTGGAAGACTTTGGCCTtaaagatgatgaagatgaaagcGACAAGGAGCTAACACTAGGGGTAAGCTTAACCATGGTCTTGTTTGTTTGGCAGATTAACAGTGATGTGAATTCAGTTCTTAAAGTTTTAGCATCTCAAAGGGAATCAatgaatagatttttttaaagacaTTGTACAACTGTGATTATTTTCTCAGGAAATCTCAAATCAAGGAAAAACCGCAAAGAAAGCTCGTTTGAGCAAAGATGCCATTGATGACTTGGGTACAACTTTTGAGCTAAACAAAGATTTCAATGAGCTGTCAAGGAAGGAGCAAATGGAAATTATCTCTAGGTAAAATCTCTTAGCTTTATTGTTTGTAGGTTCTATGATTCTATACACTTCCATGTTACTGGAGTTGCAAAGAAATGACTTTTCTTTATCGAgttgtttttattgaaacaaaagCTGTAAAATAGGTAGGGGAATGCTAGCTTAACAGCTGCTAGAAACAGTTGCTCATTAGATTATGTCACATGTTATGCCACTTAAAAGAAATAACCTAGAAACTTGCTAAACCCATGaccatatttttctatttcaaaaaaataaagaacactCTTCTTTGTTCTTACTTTCTAATATGAAAAGTCTATCAATTTCTAGGTATTTCTTTAAGTGACATAAGTCATGTCATAATCTAATGAGTGACTGCTGCTAGCATTCCTCAAATAAGAAATAGGAAAATAATTTGTAAGGGTAAAGCATATTCAGAGCCTGAAAGGGAAGAACCAATTACTTATGAAACTATAATAGTAAAAGATCTTCCCATGGAATCTTTGTTCAGAATCAAGTTTCGGTGAAGTCAGTATTTATAAAGAAATTTCACATGTTAAGCCAGATGATAGTGTTCAAATATTTCGAGCAACTTTATTGAAAATACCTTAGCAATGAGAGGAGAATTTTGGATTAGATGCTCAGATTTACCCTTaaattttttccttattttattggatCTCCCCTGCTCTTCTCTGCTGTTAAATGTATTTATCTACATTCTATTTCCTGGCTAAACAATGAATTTTATGCTTCTAGATAAGATGTAAATAGAGGAATGCAGATAATAATTATTGAACTGACAAGGTAACGTGTTATTAGTGGTGAAATCCCACTATTATAACATGTAACTCTTGAACTGACAAGGTAACGTGTTATTAGTGGTGAAATCCCACTATTATAACATGTAACTCTAACTACATAATGAAGTAGGTGAGATAGCTGCAAGTGTTTGATGACATGCTATTGACATTTGCTATATTGTTTGGGACTATTCAGCGGTTTAGAATTGTGGTTGTTAAAATGGGATCATGAAAAGCTCCATGGTAAGCCCCATTTTTACATGTAGTATTATTTGAAATCTATGGGTGGTCTTTAGTGCTCTGAAGGATTTGTTATATCCTTTTATGCCTGTTGTTGGAGGAGGTCGTGTGTTTTCCATGTGCTCTCTAAGTATCGAATCCCCTTACTGTTAGACACAAATGTGGTGCTCCAACTCATAAATTTGTTGTTACCAGTTTTCTGATTTTCCATGGTTTTAATTCCATATTTTCAAATATGCTCTTCTGTTTTACTTAATAAAAAGGTTCCCATTTCTGAGCTAGCATTTCTTACTTCAGTTCTGCTCCAGAATTGGTTGGTTTGCTGTCTGAGCTCAATAGCACACTTGAAGAGCTTGAAAACAAAGTTAATCCACTTTTAAAGAAGgtacttttcttcttctgtcaCTATTGTCTTTCACTTTTTTGTGCCTTGTACTGGAGCTGCATATGCAAGTTCCGTTTGCCTAAGCATCATTCTATGTTTTGGCAAATGATTTTCTAAACAATGGTCCTAGTTTCTTATTTTCTAAACTGCAGTCATATTAGTCATCACATGTGTCCAGATATTGCAATTTCACTATTGGAAGTATATGCTGTCAGGATGTTATATGCTTTTATATGTTCTGTAGGCTAAAGTGGGAGGAATCGTGCTGGAAAGTGGATTGCGCTATCTGGAGGTGAAGCAGCTTCTATTGCTGTCTTATTGCCAAACTATTACATTCTATCTTCTTCTGAAGTCTGAAGGGCAGCCAGTTCTTGATCACCCTGTTATAGCTCGCCTTGTAGAGATCAGGGGCTTATTGGACAAGGTTTTCTGCTTTAcatgctttaatttttctttttccgaTACCTCAATTtatagaacattttttttttgtgtgtgcatGCCTCGTTAAGAAGTCTCACATGCTTGGGTTGAGCAAGGTAGATTGTGTTTCATCATAAGGAATAAACAGCATGTCAAGTTTCCTTCAAAACTCTAAAACCTGCAGAGTCGGTTGGCTTGGTGTATTGCATCTTCGCTAtcatttaactttaaatttgcttttcctgataatttcatttgtattattttatttttttttgtctatgtGCTTGTGTGTGCCTCATTAAGAAGTCTCACATGCGTGGAGTGAGCAAGGTAGCTTGTGTTTCGTCATAAGGAACAAATTGCATGTTAAATTTCCCTCAAACTCTAAAGCTAGCACAGTCAGTGGGGTTGGCATAATGCATCTGTGTTATTCATCTGACAGTTCATGTGGATACAAAAGTGGTATGTTATGCCtggttaattaaataaaaattatcagcTAGTGAGTGTTCATCCCTTATTTGTCACTTTAActgctaaatttattttctttctactgGCTTTTATGAAAGGAAAGGTTTCAGTGAGCATAAATATCATGTTTGCATACGGTGAAGGTATAAAGGACCATTGACTTACTGTTTTTGCATTGTGAGGTGTGGCCTGCTTCTTTCTATTTAAGAGGTGTGTACTTTACAGCTCACAATTTTCTCACTGCATGTTACTCTAAATAGATGAAGCAACTTGACGAGAATCTCCCATCAGAACTCGATGAGTTTCTGAAGAAAAACCCAGGGATGCAGACAATTGAAAGCTTAGATAGAGAAGGTGATGGACCTGCTTTGGCATCTCAGTCTGTCACGAGGGACCATGAATTGTCTCTTCTCTCAGCTGATGAACAAGAACCAGCAGAGGTTGTTACATATTCAATTCATTAATGTCCTGACATGGattgtcttttcaatttaatcctttaaatTGACATCATTTCTGGTTGATTCTGCAGCTTTCTGATGCAATTGAGCTGCTGAAAACAGAGTCTTTAATAGGTAGCAATAGCAAAGAAGGGAAACACAAGCGTAAGGTAATAAAAGAAGTCATAAGTTTCAAATTTCCCAATAGCTCTTTCCCTTTGTATCCCATGGCATTTTCTTTTGGCTTTCCTGTCtttctttgtcatgcttttgcaTAATTGAGTTAGCTTGTGGCTAAATTTAGAGATTCAAAATTGGCAGAATGATGAAGTTGGTGTACAAAGTATGGAAATGTTGAAAGTAAGAGCTGCCCTGGAGGAAAAATTGAAGCAGAAAGGAGCCTTTAGTTCCTTTTCTTCAAAGCCTGATAAAGCTCAGAAGCATCGAAGACCAGTCAATGGGTACTTTTATTGCTTCTATCCTCCTTAATTTTAAGCTGCTTATGACTTGTGATGACTAACTTGTTCCATGGAATGGAACAGACGGCTTGAAAGCCATGAAGACTATGATGACGATGCCGTAGATGATGAGAAGGGCAATCATAGATTGAGTAATGGGCATACAAGCTTGTTGGGATCAAAGAAACTTTCCAAACTTGTTATTTCCAAACAGAATAAGCCAAAGGTATTAATTACATCCTATTTTATGTGACTTAGCCAtgccctttctttttatgtcctCTTCAGTTTATCACAGCCTGGAAATAAAGTAGGCATAGCGGTTCCCCAACTGGATAGATATGTTTCAATTAAAACAGTTATCATTTATAAAGGAATTAATTCTCCAGCATCCACATGATTGCTCATCTGATATTAACCCCCAAGTTGCTCAAGTTGATGAGAAGaaattgagttgaaagattCCCCTTCAAATTTAACCCTTTTGAAATGGATCATTACaaattaaactattaaaattcaattgtttTGACTCGGTGCATACTGAGCTGAGTTTTATTTATCCTAATTACTCGCATCTGAAATTGATGCTGGAGCAGGAATTGAGAAACTGCTGCTTTCTGTAATCGTTATTAAAGTGATTGAAGGTTCAACGGATATCATTCCAACAAGCAATACCTAGCTTGATTCTTCAACAACTCCTGAGGAATATTATGTTTGGGCCGAGTATTTTAGATtgcattttgatgtgattttttttctttttgctcctCTGTGAGTAGGTTGTTTCTGGTGATGATGATTTGCCTATGAGAGATGATATTggagagaggaggaggaagcACGAGCTTAGAGTGCTGGCAGATGCTGGAGTTAAGACCGAGGATGATGCTGGAATTAGGACCGAGGATGATGCTGGAATTATGTCTGAGGATGAACTTGCAATTGAGTCTGACAAAAATGATGATATGGATGAAGATGCTGAATCCTCAGAAGATGATTTGTACGAACAAGTGAAGCAAAAACGAGCAGCCAAACTCGCTGCCAAAGCTGAGATTTACACGAGGTTGGTTTACTTGTTCACTGTTCTTGAACATTACAATCAAACCGTGCTCTTGTACCTGCACTGGCTAGAAAGTGCAGAGATCCTTCTGAGAGTTGAACTCGTGGTGGTTGCTTGTTACTTGAATCGCCAAATTGTTTGCCCAAGATAACTCAGATTAAACCCTTCAGTCAATTTATGTAATTAAACTGTCAAATTGCTTTTACAGGACCTCAGCACCCCAATCCTTGCCTGAAACTGTTGATGGAAAACGTCATATCACTTATCAGGCAAGAATGCCTCAATTTCACCATCTTTTGTCAACTATAATCGTTCCCTGCTGGTATTGACTTGCAAATATACacactttctgtttttttaatgtcaccAGATTGAGAAGAACAGAGGGCTCACACGTCCGCGCAACAAGCTGACAAAAAATCCAAGGAAGAAATACAGGGTACGTTcattgttttagtttattttgccGCATGATAGATTACTccacatctttcttttttttcacctGGGGAATTGTCcttgaattattaatttacttCTCCCCCACTCTCTCTGCTCAGACAAAGCATGATAAAGCACAGAAGCGGCGACTAGGGCAAGTGCGCCAGATCAAGAAACCTTCTGGTCCTTATGGTGGTGAAAGCTCTGGAATCAACGCAAGAATTAGTCGAAGCATCAGACTCTGAAACTAAGCACGATGTTCTTTTGTACCATGAAAGTCGAAGAATCAGACTCTGAAACTAAGCACTGTATTCTTTTGTACCTTGGAAGTTTTgagtttaagattttaatataagaCAAATTTCCTTCTGGAAACTGCTTGACTTGATGATTCAAGCTTTACATGCTTGATACAGAATTTCGAGGAGCATAAAATCATAGAAACTTTCCCTTAGTCTTCGTGAAGACGTGACATtgctaaaacaaaaacaagggaTTGCTGTTGATTTGTTTCAAACTCCTTGgacatgtaatattttttttccctctatcTTAGATTTGGTGGAAAATCTGCCATTTCCTTCTTCTAATTCAATAGGGTTTTCCAGTGACTcgttaaatttgattttagtgTGAACACTTCTGGTctccaaccaaaccaaaattattagaatttcTTATGGTTAAAAGAGGAGATATTCCCGTGTGTCCTTGACAATTTCTTAAAAGGTTAATTaccatataatttaataattttgaaagaaataactcattttttaaGCATCTGACACAGCAAACAACAAAGTCTCTTCCAAGTAAAAACATCCACAATCTTTCTTTCAAGCTAAAGGGGGAGAGAAAAACACAACCCAGTTTTCTTTATTCATTACTTGTTAGCTTTGTGATATATAGAGCACCATAAATTTCACAAAACACCACCTGCCCACACCAAGGTAAAAAACCCTTAAGTAGTTCATAGTTATTTTTCACAAAAGCCATGCTAGGGTTTCCCTTAAACCGCAGCCAGCTAGCAAAAGATTTTTCACCAATATTGCTGCTGCTTTCTGTGATCGTTATTTAGAATGATTGAAGGTTCAACGGATATCATTCCAACAAGCAATACCTAACTTGATTCTTCAACATCTCTTGAggaatttttgaaaatgatttcagctttttatcactattttggAGTGACTCTCACCGTATACTAAATTTCTACGTATATTATATTAGCGCACACTTCAAAAcaggtaaatattttttttaaaaaaatataaaagaaatattaagaatttaaaaaaatattttaaacatagtATGAATGATCACCAGATCTAAGAAACTTGAATTTGATGTGATTGCCAAACTCAAGGTACATAGGCTTGACAAAAACGACTTAagttacttttttgttttttccaaggCTAAAAGTATTATTATGcatggaaattgaaaaaacctaaaataccaTTTTATGGCAAcctattctttttttatcttggaggtaaagaagtatttttattattatgaatattgtgaaaaataaaaaaagctctgGATAAACAGTTctaatttttgttgattttagggGTAAATGAATACTTTAACCttgttaaaaattgaaaaaaaatgcatgtacCCCCAAACAATCTTGTAATCACCATTGAGCCAActgaaaaaactcaaatatcCCAAAATTGAAGGTTTAAGATCTGGCAGCCATGTTGATCAAAGCGACTTCGATCTGGAAATCATGTCAGActcaaacaaacaacaaacaaagagAGGACACTTGTGTACTTTAGttattgagagagaaaaaaaacacaaataatcgATCACCAATGGTAATCCAACCatgatatatataaacatgttgTACCATGTGAAAGAAAGCACACCTGTACATCCAGATTTGATCACCAAGAAGCGTCTAATAGGCCTCCTTAATGACACAAACACTACCTATTCATTAGGGCGTGTGGACACACGCTAACAACTtttcgattaaaaaaataaaaaatacaacatgaatAATACTAAAACACTTACCATAGCCTTCTTAATTATATAACATACTCATTTAATTTCACCATCACAATCCACAATAATCCATATATATAACTATAGTGAAATCTCCAtgctatttagtttttttctataattataatGTTTGGGCCGAGTATTTTAGATtgcattttgatgtgatttttttttcctttagccCCACTGTGAGTAGGTTGTTTCTGGTGATGATGATTTGCCTATGAGAGATGATATTGGAGAGAGGACGAGGAAGCACGAGCTTAGAGTGCTGGCAGATGCTGGAGTTAAGACCGAGGATGATGCTGGAATTAGGACCGAGGATGATGCTGGAATTATGTCTGAGGATGAACTTGCAATTGAGTCTGACAAAAATGATGATATGGATGAAGATGCTGAATCCTCAGAAGATGATTTGTACGAACAAGTGAAGCAAAAACGAGCAGCCAAACTTGCTGCCAAAGCTGAGATTTACACGAGGTTGGTTTACTTGTTCACTGTTCTTGAACATTACAATCAAACCATGCTCTTGTTCCTGCACTGGCTAGAAAGTGCAGAGATCCTTCTGAGAGTTGAACTCGTGGTGGTTGCTTGTTACTTGAATCGTCAAATTGTTTGCCCAAGATAACTCAGATTAAACCCTTCAGTCAATTTAGGTAATTAAACTGTCAAATTGCTTTTACAGGACCTCAGCACCCCCATCTTTGCCTGAAACTGTTGATGGAAAACGTCATCACTTATCAGGCAAGAATGCCTCAATTTCACCATCTTTTGTCGCTAGGATAGTTCCCTATCCACGATGCTGCTAGTTACTGAAAAATTTTGAAACTATAATCGTTCCCTGCTGGTATTGACTTGCAAATATACGCACTTTCTGGTATTTTAACGACACCAGATTGAGAAGAACAGAGGGATAACACATTCGCGCAACAAGTCGACAAAAAATCCAAGGAAGAAATACAGGGTACGTTcattgttttagtttattttgccGCATGATAGATTACTCCACATCTTTCTGTTTTTCACCTGAGGAATTGTCCTTGAATCATTAACTTGCttctccccctctctctttGCCCAGACAAAGCACGATGAAGCACAGAAGCGGCGACTAGGGCAAGGACCTTCTGGTCCTTATGGTTGTGAAAGCTCTGGAATCAACGCAAGAATTAGTCGAAGCATCAGACTCTGAAACTAAGCACTGTGTTCTTTTGTACCATGGAAGTGTTgagtttaagattttaattgaagACAAATTTCCTCCAGAAAACTGCTTGATTTGATGATTCAA
Protein-coding sequences here:
- the LOC118050402 gene encoding protein THALLO isoform X1 is translated as MAKKGRSQKKDGSSRSSKRKTRGEYVDPQDMDDDIDSFHKQRDIIPLDVDGDVGELSDDEEEPIFDDEAINNDEDEDDDDEDEDDEEDEDTGLAAKIIKQQKFLRAKFGDFDDELQDEEEDEEAAQNIVWSGNRSHDYHGGDNRDIELDSSDEALKEEEDEVLKLQRERAKNLSVEDFGLKDDEDESDKELTLGEISNQGKTAKKARLSKDAIDDLGTTFELNKDFNELSRKEQMEIISSSAPELVGLLSELNSTLEELENKVNPLLKKAKVGGIVLESGLRYLEVKQLLLLSYCQTITFYLLLKSEGQPVLDHPVIARLVEIRGLLDKMKQLDENLPSELDEFLKKNPGMQTIESLDREGDGPALASQSVTRDHELSLLSADEQEPAELSDAIELLKTESLIGSNSKEGKHKRKNDEVGVQSMEMLKVRAALEEKLKQKGAFSSFSSKPDKAQKHRRPVNGRLESHEDYDDDAVDDEKGNHRLSNGHTSLLGSKKLSKLVISKQNKPKVVSGDDDLPMRDDIGERRRKHELRVLADAGVKTEDDAGIRTEDDAGIMSEDELAIESDKNDDMDEDAESSEDDLYEQVKQKRAAKLAAKAEIYTRTSAPQSLPETVDGKRHITYQIEKNRGLTRPRNKLTKNPRKKYRTKHDKAQKRRLGQVRQIKKPSGPYGGESSGINARISRSIRL
- the LOC118050402 gene encoding protein THALLO isoform X2 — its product is MAKKGRSQKKDGSSRSSKRKTRGEYVDPQDMDDDIDSFHKQRDIIPLDVDGDVGELSDDEEEPIFDDEAINNDEDEDDDDEDEDDEEDEDTGLAAKIIKQQKFLRAKFGDFDDELQDEEEDEEAAQNIVWSGNRSHDYHGGDNRDIELDSSDEALKEEEDEVLKLQRERAKNLSVEDFGLKDDEDESDKELTLGEISNQGKTAKKARLSKDAIDDLGTTFELNKDFNELSRKEQMEIISSSAPELVGLLSELNSTLEELENKVNPLLKKAKVGGIVLESGLRYLEVKQLLLLSYCQTITFYLLLKSEGQPVLDHPVIARLVEIRGLLDKMKQLDENLPSELDEFLKKNPGMQTIESLDREGDGPALASQSVTRDHELSLLSADEQEPAELSDAIELLKTESLIGSNSKEGKHKRKNDEVGVQSMEMLKVRAALEEKLKQKGAFSSFSSKPDKAQKHRRPVNGRLESHEDYDDDAVDDEKGNHRLSNGHTSLLGSKKLSKLVISKQNKPKVVSGDDDLPMRDDIGERRRKHELRVLADAGVKTEDDAGIRTEDDAGIMSEDELAIESDKNDDMDEDAESSEDDLYEQVKQKRAAKLAAKAEIYTRTSAPQSLPETVDGKRHITYQIEKNRGLTRPRNKLTKNPRKKYRTKHDEAQKRRLGQGPSGPYGCESSGINARISRSIRL
- the LOC118050416 gene encoding protein THALLO, whose product is MITRSKKLEFDVIAKLKVVSGDDDLPMRDDIGERTRKHELRVLADAGVKTEDDAGIRTEDDAGIMSEDELAIESDKNDDMDEDAESSEDDLYEQVKQKRAAKLAAKAEIYTRTSAPPSLPETVDGKRHHLSGKNASISPSFVARIVPYPRCC